The genome window CATGGCCCATTCAAATATTAAGACTCAACTCTGCCTGCAATTCTACTAAGTGCTATGCATAATCTAACATGTGCGAGTATAATGACAATACCATCCATGAATAAAATTAGTCCCACAAATAGCTatcaaaaggtaaacaacacccgtgcacaaggcttctGCAGTGAGCTTGGTCAGGGATAAGCAGGATGTACGCAGACGTTACCCcaaataatatgtggagaggttgtttccaagaattggaccttgacctctaggttgcacccatgTAACTCTAGCACAAATAGCTAttacaataaagaaaaataaactgcGTTTTGTCGCAAACAATGAACCGGATGCTGTAAACGGTTAACATGGATTGTGCATTGCAATGCCCAAGATCAAAAGAAGTTCCATACCATTTTCCACTCTGGATCTATGCTCATGGCTGTGTTGATGAATTCTTTATCCAAAAAGGGTACACGTGCTTCAACACCCCATGCTGAAGTTGATTTATTGGCCCTCAAGCAATCATAAAGATGAAGAGCTTTGATCTATTGAATTAGAAAAGATTTCATCAGAACCGTGAAATGATAATAAAAGTACAACGAAAATGGGCCAAGCAGTACATGAGAACAAATAAACAGAGACAAAAAATTACCTTCCTACATGTTTCTTCGTGAAATTCCTCCTTGTTAGGTGCCTTGTGGAAATACAAGTAACCTCCAAATATTTCATCTGAACCTTCCCCAGAAATAACCATTTTCACTCCCAAAGATTTAATTTTTCGAGACATGAGAAACATTGGAGTGCTGGCTCTAATAGTAGTCACATCATATGTTTCAATATGGTATATAACTTCTTCAAGAGCATCTATACCTTCCTGATATGGcagttaaaattaaaaaaaaaaaaaaaactctaatttGTAAAGAATACAACACATTTAACGGGAAAAAAAGGAACACACTTGACGAATGTTTTCTCATGCTTTATTAGGATGCAGAAGTGATTACCTGAACAGTAAAATAAAACTCATGGTGGCGAGTTTTAAGATAATCTGCTACCTCTCTGGCAGCTTTCAGATCTGGTGAACCCTGAATAACAAATATCAATGAATAAATAAGCTATACAGAGACAAACCcatagaaaagaaaagcaaacgCTGCGAAATTTAATTTTACACCCATAAATTTTTCCGGTCAGATTATTTTTACCATCATTAGTATAACTGTAACTTCCTAAACATATGAGTCCACATTAAGGGCCAAAGTCTCCATAGTAAAACACATGCTACTCTAGAAGCTAAATATTGTGAATATTACCCTCAGACCAATGCAGAAGGTATGTAATTGCGATCCCCATTGGCAAGCAGCTTCTGATTCAGCCAAATGGCGGCATGCCACAGCAGCAACAAGTGATGAGTCCAGTCCTCCAGACAAAAGTACACCAAATGGTACATCAGTCATAAGTCTCTTAATCACAGCCTGCATCACATTAACAGAACAGAAACAGAGTTTTATTCTCAAAATGTATTAAGCAAATTAAATGAGTTTGAAAAAAAGAGGAAGTTACTTCAGTTGAAGAAGACTGACAAATATATTAAACGAAAAATGACCACAATCAATGAGAAGTCATATCctatttcattcaaaaaaaaaatttcttcaagcACTTGCATGAAATTATATTTCATTTCTGCAAACTAATATATTTCATttctaataaaagaaaaaaaacacaaaacttaTTCGGGCCCAGTTGACCACgtataaaaacatgaaagaaaaggAGTGGACCACATAAAAAGTTCTTTTGTTACTCTTCCATCTACAAcctcagtggtagagttgcaagggtgtaATCTAAAGGTCACATGTTTAATTCCagaaaacagtctctccacatattatgtgaggataAAGTTTGCATATATCTTGCCTGTCCCCGACTCCGCCCATtacaggagccttgtgcaagggagttgtttaccttttacctcTTTCCATCTATTGATCATttggaaagagaaaaaaagagagagtgtaTTAGGGGATTGAATCTATGTTCGACTTAATCAAAAACAGAAGAATACAATGTTACAGATGAATCAACGCTTCTAGATTAAACAGACACAATGAGGTACAGTGCTCTGTACTCTTTGGGCGGTATCACTCTAGCCTATAGAAATAGCTTAACCACATTTAGTTTATGCTCAccacaaaataaagaaaatgcaCTTAAAATCTCAATGAATATTTGAGGAGATATTCCCAGAGCTGTTGCATTGGAAAAAGTCAAAAAGAACCAAGATATAACTGaaaagcaatttcaagcaaatatAAGAAGATGCCAAGAGCATGCCTTCTCAAAAGCCGCACGTAAAACCAGGGGATCATATGGTGCGGAAGGAATCTGCTCCGAGAACCAAGGTGGGTTATACCACCTTCTAAGCCCACCTGCAAGCCATAGCTAGTgttatcaaagaaagaaaaaacaattgagGATGGAATTCCATTCATTGGTTATAACTTTTGAAAACACTGGTGCAAAATAGGGGTGAGGCGACGGGGGGAACCAAgtaaaaattttaagaaattccTTAGTCCCAAGATTTGGATTGGCTTATCTGCCAAAATGTCTTGAATCTCTGAGGCAAACAAAACAAGCTATCCATATATCACAACTTTTCATTACTTCATAATTCAATCCATGATTGAATGTAACAATTTTACATTTCAAGCTGGAACGAATTCTATACAATAAACAACCAATTTAAAAGTCACATAACCTTGCTTACTTCAAAAggtacaaaaaataaagaaacacgCAAAAGTATACTACAAGCGTCTACATTACTTGGTAATGATTAATTAACATTTCAAATAAGCCAACCTTGTTTGCTTGAATATATATGCCCTGGAAGGAAAGACACAAATCTTTCGCAATCGTCACTCAACGCTTTCATTTCGGAAGCAAACCATATTGATCCTGAAGAGTAATATGGCACCAAATCAACAGCAGTTAAAatatttgaaaggaaaaaaaatgagatCATAAACTGACATCAATGCGTAAATCCAACAATTCCAACACACGGAATTAAATTAAAGATGGATTTCAATGCCCTTTTAAAGTGCAGTGAAGGATACACAGTTGAGAATTTCACAGCACAACTACCACCTAGTTAACAAGCACATGTGTTCTTCTGCATGTTACAGGTTGCTATGGAAATTATTTAAGCATACTATTCAAGGAAAACTTAATTAATGCTCTTGCCATTCAATCTTCATTTCCAAGGTTTTTTCAAAAGCATTCACTAATGTACAATTTCAATTCCTTTCAAATAGAGGTCACATTTGATATTAGTTTCCCTCGGAAAAAGAACCTAAAAAACCCCAAATATGGCTATGGGATTTCCATCAGCAAAACAACAGAAATGATAGTAGATAAACTAATTTAGCCAACATAATATCATGATGTGGTGAACAAAGAAAATTGAAGCACATATGTTGAAGGAAACATATATACCATCAAGGCCCCAACCCATATAAAGTGGAGTAATGCCAATAGCATCTCGAGCTGCAATGAAACTCTTGTCACGGGtgtcaagaagaacaaaagagaaCATGCCATCCAACATGCCCACAAAATCCTCTCCATATTCTTCGTACTATAAAAGATaacaaaccaaaaaacaaaTGTCTTGAAAAGCAGGTCAGTGATAAAGAAGTAGACGAGGTAAATGAACATAGTTGTCAAGTACTTACAAGATGTGCAATCACTTCACAGTCGCTTCCTGTTCGGAACTGATGAGACTTCAACTTTTCTCTTAATTCTTTATGGTTATAGATCTCCCCATTAACCTTAAGATCAAAGCTTCATTAATAGGAATTGAGAGTACCAGATATTTTTTACTGGGATTGAGTAAGAGAAGTTTTAGAAAATATTTCACCTTCAGAGTTTAGGTACAATGACACCACAAGCAATTAAGAAAGAGAAATAAACCAAAaggactaaactagcatgtataTGCACTATTTTAACTAAACAGATCATTTTGTGCATGTATTATGACTGTTAAGGGTCAAATTGGAGCTTTTTCCTGGTCGACCTGGTGGGTCTTCGAGTGGCGCAAAGAAAAGTCCTCGATCGGGTGATCTTTCTGATGCCACCCCTATTTGTTAACGAAATGGGCTACATGCTAAACTTCTTTGTATCATTCCCGCTAATAGTATGCATTTGTCATAAAATAAGTACAAATTGCATGGACGTGCCTTATTAACTAAAGCTACAAAGTTTTGAAAGTGTCCATAACAATCCACTCTCCTACTCCAATTCGATAAGTGATTGCAATAACTTGGATTTTTATCGATTTGGTTTTGGATCAGCAAGAAGAAAATATCTTGAATGttagtttgaaaaaaaattctagtACGAATATTCTCTAAAGGTATTTGAACAGCTCACTCTTTTCTAGAAAGGGTTAAAATTAGCTTCAAAGCAACAGAAAATATTTGATTGAGATTACTATCCCTCTCGTATCCTAAATAGTTGAAGGTTCTATTTATTTCCTTCCATATGAGAACCTCTAGATATTCAAGGTTCGTCTGACACATACACTTTGAGCAGATATCAACTCACTCACCCAGCTCAAGATTACCAACAAATTCCCCCATAATAAGTGTTCATCTAAGTTTTTTCCTGTATCTCAATGTTTCGTTTCAATTTTTCTATACAGAagaagaatttaaaaaaaaaaaagatttagctGTTTTGATCTAACCGTTTAAATCAATTCTGGTTCATAGGGTGCCATAAGAATCAAAAGTTGCCCATTTTTCGTTTTGATTAATTCAGGGTTAACGGTGACAGCCAGAAAAGTGAGGTAAATCATATATACCGTGACAACAACTGTCTTGTCTTCATTGTAAAGTGGCTGATCTCCTGAAGCAGGGTCTACAATAGCAAGTCGCTGATGAGCAAGATAAGAGTTCTCGAAACAATGCAAGCCACTCCAATCAGGACCTCTGTGGCGCAATCTATATTTCCAAATCAACAGCAACAAAATCTTGATTTTGCAAACGCGAAGAGAAAAAAGTgcagaagaaaatcaagaaagggaAAATATGATTGAAAGAATTAACCTTCGAGAGAGTTCGATGATGCGGGAGCGTTTGGCTTGAGAGTTGTCTATGCAGCCAAAGACGGCGAGTATTCCACACATGGCTGGCGGCGTCTGCTTCTCTGTCCTCTCTGTGTGATGGAAGCGCGAGAATGACGACGGCAGCTGCTGAAATGGATGGCTTTATTTTATAGTGGCCCTTTGATCGTGGCCGTTGATTCTCTGACCTGGTAAGAGATTCCACCCTTTTCGTTAattaatgacttttttttttaatttagggTTTCAGACGCGGATCTTATGGAAACTGGACTGTccagatatttttattttatatacttCACTATTTTTAGGGAAATGATATTTATCTCAACTTTATTATGAGTCAACAACTcaacatgcatgcatgaaatgaatcttttttaaaaaaattttgggtaGATTCTATTTTCCTTTGCGGAAGAGTCATAAATTTTGGGCTCCAAAAGTCACGCAGCCGTCCCGTTATCACCGTCATCCTCATTCACATTTGACTCGTAAAGCATATTTATTGCCTATTTCAGACTTTCAGTTGGAATTTTCGCAGGCCCATGGGCTGATGTGTATAATGGGCTAAATTCATGGGCTGATGTATGATGGGTTATTATCAAATGCAACAGAAAATaacggggaaaaaaaaaaaacaaaccttgGACTTATGAAAACGACCACGTTTAGAGCAAGTCCCTGTGGCTTCTGCTTGGTGTTTCGACTGTTTTCCATGGTGGAAGGAACCGCCCTCACTGCTACCAACATTTTTGCCAAGGAAGGAGAACTAATAAAAAAATCGAAAACAATTAGGGAGTCGCCATTAATGGCGACATCGAAGAGCCAAGGTGCTTCAGTTCCGAGTTCGGAAAAGATGAGCCCCAGAGTTTGGCTCTACTCGATTCTGCTTACTCTTCAATACGGAGCACAGCCCTTGATATCGAAGCGCGTCATCAGGTACTCTCCCTCGCATTTAAACTACTTCAACAATTTTCGATCTGATCGTATTGTAATCAAATGCCCTGTTTGACCAAATTGACTGGATTTGACATGTTAATCACCTGTGTATTTTTGGGTTTCCTGTAAAATTGCTACGAAAgatcgggtttttttttttaaaaaagtttaaGAAGTAATTGAACAGTTGTAGTTGATTGGCTCTTCTATGATACAGGAATTTGTTATTTGACTGTTATGCTTGCTTTAACTGGGAGAATTTTGGTTGGTTTTATGTTTCTTAGAACATCCTTAGCTTTTCTGGTTTTCATGCAGACATTGATACTATATGATACCGATGCGTTAATGTAGAAATGATTCTCAATCTGTTTTGAGGAGACGTGTTCTTTGGTTTTCTATGAAGCTTATCTATTTATGATGATGCAGACAGCCTTACATTTGCATTCACAAGTAATGCAACTCCTATCAGTATTCTGCAAGTTGTTATGTTAGAAAAATGGAGTTCGTTAGATCTacctttgttttctttcataATAGAACTAATTTAATGTTTATTGAAGTCCCGATCAATAACCATTCAATTTTTTCTGCAGACGAGAAGTAATTGTGACATCATCTGTCCTAACCTGTGAGCTTGTAAAAGTAAATTCGTTTACCATATACACTACCATTTGTTACAGTGTTTGTTTCAATGGAGATTAGCACTAATTTTGTCCATTAATTGGTATGAGCAAATGTTTTCCTCATTCTTCACAGGTACTATCCGCACTTATTCTCATGGCAAAAGATGGTAGTTTGAAGAAGTTATTTAGTGAGTGGACTTTGGTTGGTTCATTGACTGCCTCTGGACTTCCTGCAGCTATTTATGCACTGCAAAACAGTTTGCTCCAGATATCTTACAAGAATCTTGATTCACTTACGTTTTCAATGCTGAACCagacaaaaataattttcaccGCTTTgttcacatatataattttgaggTATGTCCCAATGGTAATTAGCCAATCAGTTGATGAACTTCAATCGCATTCAGTGAAAGGAATTTATTGGGTAATTTGATAATTCTTAATATCCTAGCCAAAGGGATTTATCTGTTAAGCATATGTTTGTGTACATTGAAATAGTGATCTTATCTTATGTTAAGGAAATTTGAAGTATTTATTGTTACACTTGCCTGaactttttcttttccatgCAGGCGAAGGCAATCAAT of Tripterygium wilfordii isolate XIE 37 chromosome 13, ASM1340144v1, whole genome shotgun sequence contains these proteins:
- the LOC120012916 gene encoding asparagine synthetase [glutamine-hydrolyzing] 2, with amino-acid sequence MCGILAVFGCIDNSQAKRSRIIELSRRLRHRGPDWSGLHCFENSYLAHQRLAIVDPASGDQPLYNEDKTVVVTVNGEIYNHKELREKLKSHQFRTGSDCEVIAHLYEEYGEDFVGMLDGMFSFVLLDTRDKSFIAARDAIGITPLYMGWGLDGSIWFASEMKALSDDCERFVSFLPGHIYSSKQGGLRRWYNPPWFSEQIPSAPYDPLVLRAAFEKAVIKRLMTDVPFGVLLSGGLDSSLVAAVACRHLAESEAACQWGSQLHTFCIGLRGSPDLKAAREVADYLKTRHHEFYFTVQEGIDALEEVIYHIETYDVTTIRASTPMFLMSRKIKSLGVKMVISGEGSDEIFGGYLYFHKAPNKEEFHEETCRKIKALHLYDCLRANKSTSAWGVEARVPFLDKEFINTAMSIDPEWKMIRRDIGRIEKWVLRNAFDDDHKPYLPKHILYRQKEQFSDGVGYSWIDGLKDHANKQVTDLMLMNASFIYPENTPTTKEAYYYRTIFEKFFPKNAARATVPGGPSVACSTAKAVEWDAAWSKNLDPSGRAALGVHAAAYEEQEDIKSANVMKGPSHKLQEGIVEKTATVV